The Paenibacillus sp. RUD330 genome has a segment encoding these proteins:
- a CDS encoding C40 family peptidase: protein MRRIIWTGTAIAMLAAGGGAAYAVPGKSSYESGAKAGQETSPVASGQGLRSQQPGIEKPETRGTAYADGTAAKASAGMLGGSQTPAVSSASGAGGSSAPAAQGTQAGGSPQAASAAGSADRQQAAGAIADYALDQLGSPYAYGGASPTGFDASGFLYYIYRYSAAAVTLPRTIAEQFKQGADVGGQSLLLPGDAVFFRSGAAITFAGIYIGNREFAAATVDGVKLSSLSSAYWQERYAGARRMTGTGTGSASSGSTGSGSGSESGLAAPDSPSGTLAGTAYFSGISKFLAAAKPVLSQSAYTRLEEKAELGLQQYEHGLYADMLESHRDVADLIEALPAADRTAIGIKGSELYGSTLPAGLYDISAAGELKLHPESGYKVTLMQQAAAEQLWTQVKAMYPKAYLSLIRQFRLEIKRGAVSRTETIGKAQVRLVLDPSDLTPGAKERTRWALAHELGRLVTQQGPAGSELDHLGSPSAAADGAGGIVGSAYAGPAPGSGQWAYFRKDSLMTRYYSKFWTPEVVRDARAGKPMTAIYTKLFFREASAYQAGEDIADAWAAFILYDKPIKPVDRRDEKVLFFYSSPELAAVRTEVRKGMALAKSYPKTTTFADLIGPRTW, encoded by the coding sequence TTGAGGCGAATCATTTGGACAGGTACGGCCATTGCCATGCTTGCAGCAGGGGGAGGGGCCGCATACGCGGTTCCGGGCAAGTCATCATATGAATCGGGAGCAAAAGCAGGACAAGAGACATCTCCCGTTGCCAGCGGGCAGGGACTGCGGTCTCAGCAGCCGGGCATCGAGAAACCGGAGACCCGGGGCACAGCCTATGCGGACGGTACCGCAGCCAAGGCTTCCGCAGGCATGCTCGGCGGCTCGCAAACGCCCGCAGTCTCGTCGGCTTCCGGCGCGGGCGGCAGCTCCGCTCCGGCGGCGCAGGGAACTCAAGCGGGCGGCAGCCCGCAAGCTGCATCGGCAGCAGGAAGCGCTGACCGCCAGCAAGCTGCGGGAGCAATCGCCGATTACGCCTTGGATCAGCTCGGCTCTCCCTATGCCTACGGAGGCGCGTCGCCAACGGGCTTCGACGCCTCAGGCTTCCTGTACTACATCTACCGCTACTCGGCCGCGGCCGTGACCTTGCCGCGCACGATCGCGGAGCAGTTCAAGCAGGGAGCCGACGTAGGCGGACAAAGCCTGCTTCTGCCGGGCGACGCCGTCTTTTTCCGCAGCGGCGCCGCGATCACTTTCGCCGGCATCTATATCGGCAACCGCGAGTTCGCCGCCGCCACGGTGGATGGAGTCAAGCTGTCGAGCCTCTCCTCGGCATACTGGCAGGAGCGCTACGCCGGCGCCCGCCGCATGACCGGGACGGGGACGGGCAGCGCTTCCTCCGGCTCAACCGGCAGCGGCAGCGGCTCCGAGAGCGGCCTGGCAGCTCCGGACAGCCCTTCCGGCACGCTGGCCGGCACGGCCTATTTCAGCGGCATCTCGAAGTTTTTGGCCGCAGCCAAGCCGGTGCTGTCCCAATCCGCCTACACCCGTCTGGAGGAGAAAGCCGAGCTTGGCCTGCAGCAGTATGAGCACGGCCTGTACGCCGACATGCTGGAGAGCCATCGGGACGTGGCCGATCTGATCGAAGCGCTGCCTGCCGCCGACCGGACCGCGATCGGGATCAAAGGCAGCGAGCTCTACGGTTCCACCCTTCCTGCCGGCCTTTACGACATCAGCGCCGCAGGAGAGCTGAAGCTGCATCCGGAGAGCGGATATAAAGTCACCTTGATGCAGCAGGCCGCCGCCGAGCAGCTATGGACCCAGGTGAAGGCCATGTATCCGAAAGCCTATCTGTCCCTCATCAGGCAGTTCCGGCTGGAAATCAAGCGGGGAGCCGTCTCCCGGACGGAAACGATCGGCAAGGCTCAGGTCCGGCTCGTCCTCGATCCTTCCGACCTGACCCCGGGAGCCAAGGAGCGCACCCGCTGGGCGCTCGCCCATGAGCTCGGACGCCTGGTCACCCAGCAAGGGCCGGCAGGCTCCGAGCTGGACCATCTGGGCTCGCCTTCCGCGGCTGCGGACGGAGCGGGCGGAATCGTCGGCTCGGCTTACGCGGGTCCCGCTCCGGGAAGCGGCCAATGGGCTTATTTCCGCAAGGACTCGCTGATGACCCGGTACTACAGCAAATTCTGGACGCCGGAAGTCGTGCGGGATGCGCGGGCCGGCAAGCCCATGACCGCCATCTACACGAAGCTGTTCTTCCGCGAGGCCAGCGCTTATCAGGCGGGAGAGGACATCGCCGACGCCTGGGCCGCGTTCATTCTGTACGACAAGCCGATCAAGCCCGTCGACCGGCGCGACGAGAAGGTTCTGTTCTTCTATTCCAGTCCCGAGCTCGCCGCTGTCCGCACCGAAGTCCGCAAAGGCATGGCTTTGGCCAAATCCTATCCCAAAACGACCACCTTCGCCGACCTCATCGGTCCGCGGACCTGGTAG
- a CDS encoding ABC transporter ATP-binding protein has protein sequence MNDSKVISFRGVTKQYDDDVPVLKDVSFDIERGKFYTLLGPSGCGKTTILRLIAGFMEPTAGEILMDGKSINSVPANKRQVNTVFQDYALFPHLNVYDNVAFGLRIRKLKGAEIERKVKEALRFVNLEGYDKREIREMSGGQRQRVAIARAIVNEPQVLLLDEPLSALDLKLRYEMQYELRELQRRLGITFIFVTHDQEEALAMSDEIFVLNKGIIEQSGTPTDIYDEPINRFVADFIGESNIVPGRMLEDYKVEFAGQAFTCVDRGLRRGEPVEVVLRPEDLEMKPADEGQLRAVVETQLFRGVHYEIICRDDIGNEWMVHSTRKAIVGEIIGLDFEPEAIHVMRFGESEADFDRRLEGYEDADGTREAAEAGGAAGGTDAAGAAGGGAEPGSGAPEPASIETGRPGGNS, from the coding sequence ATGAACGATTCGAAGGTCATCTCGTTCCGCGGGGTGACCAAGCAGTACGATGACGACGTTCCCGTGCTGAAGGATGTCAGCTTCGACATCGAGCGGGGCAAGTTCTACACGCTGCTGGGGCCGTCAGGCTGCGGCAAGACGACCATTCTCCGGCTGATCGCCGGATTCATGGAGCCGACGGCCGGGGAGATTCTCATGGACGGCAAGAGCATCAACTCGGTCCCGGCCAACAAGCGGCAGGTCAATACGGTCTTTCAGGACTATGCGCTGTTCCCGCATCTCAACGTCTACGACAACGTCGCCTTCGGGCTGCGCATCCGCAAGCTCAAGGGAGCGGAGATCGAGCGCAAGGTGAAGGAAGCTCTCCGCTTCGTCAACCTGGAGGGGTACGACAAGCGCGAGATCCGGGAGATGTCCGGCGGCCAGCGGCAGCGGGTGGCGATCGCCCGCGCCATCGTCAACGAGCCGCAGGTGCTGCTGCTCGACGAGCCGCTCTCGGCGCTCGACCTCAAGCTGCGCTACGAGATGCAGTACGAGCTGCGCGAGCTGCAGCGGCGGCTCGGCATCACGTTCATCTTCGTCACGCATGACCAGGAGGAAGCGCTGGCGATGTCCGACGAGATTTTTGTCCTGAACAAGGGGATCATCGAGCAGAGCGGCACGCCGACGGATATCTACGACGAGCCGATCAACCGGTTCGTCGCCGACTTCATCGGGGAATCCAACATCGTGCCGGGACGCATGCTGGAGGACTACAAGGTGGAGTTCGCGGGACAGGCCTTCACCTGCGTCGACCGCGGCCTGCGCCGGGGAGAGCCGGTCGAGGTCGTGCTGCGTCCGGAGGATCTGGAGATGAAGCCGGCGGACGAGGGCCAGCTGCGCGCCGTCGTCGAGACCCAGCTGTTCCGCGGGGTGCATTACGAGATCATCTGCCGCGACGACATCGGCAACGAGTGGATGGTCCATTCGACCCGCAAGGCGATCGTCGGAGAGATCATCGGGCTTGATTTCGAGCCGGAGGCGATCCACGTCATGAGGTTCGGAGAGTCGGAGGCTGACTTCGACAGGCGTCTGGAGGGGTACGAGGACGCGGACGGGACGCGCGAGGCGGCCGAAGCGGGCGGAGCTGCCGGCGGCACGGATGCCGCGGGCGCGGCCGGAGGAGGAGCCGAGCCGGGCTCGGGAGCGCCTGAGCCGGCTTCCATCGAGACGGGCAGGCCCGGAGGGAACAGCTAG
- a CDS encoding ABC transporter permease: MAVRNRNFFLVPYVLWILLFVAAPIALTLYKSFFNVDGAFTLDNYVRFFTPVYLKMTLSSFWYAFLITLFSLLIAYPAAWLLTRTKHKQLWLLLIILPTWINLLLKVYAFLGIFGTYGAVNRSLEWLGIGAQQILFTDFSFVFVSVYIFIPFMILPIFNSLEELNPSLVFAARDLGASPWTTFRRVVFPLTLDGVKAGCQAVFIPALSLFMITRLVAGNRVITLGTAIEQHFLVTQDWGMGSTIAVFLIIVMVLIMFAAGKREVRR, from the coding sequence GTGGCCGTCCGCAACCGCAACTTCTTCCTCGTTCCCTATGTCCTGTGGATTCTGCTGTTCGTGGCGGCGCCGATCGCGCTGACGCTGTACAAGTCCTTCTTCAATGTCGACGGCGCGTTCACGCTGGACAACTACGTCCGCTTCTTCACGCCGGTCTACCTCAAGATGACGCTGAGCTCGTTCTGGTACGCGTTCCTGATCACGCTGTTCTCGCTGCTGATCGCCTACCCGGCCGCCTGGCTGCTGACGCGGACGAAGCACAAGCAGCTGTGGCTGCTGCTCATCATCTTGCCGACCTGGATCAATCTGCTGCTCAAGGTGTACGCGTTCCTCGGCATCTTCGGGACGTACGGCGCCGTCAACCGCTCGCTGGAGTGGCTCGGCATCGGGGCGCAGCAAATTCTGTTCACCGACTTCAGCTTCGTGTTCGTCTCGGTCTACATCTTCATTCCGTTCATGATCCTGCCGATCTTCAATTCGCTCGAAGAGCTGAATCCGTCTCTCGTGTTCGCGGCGAGGGATCTCGGCGCATCGCCGTGGACGACGTTCCGCCGGGTCGTGTTCCCGCTGACGCTGGACGGCGTCAAGGCCGGCTGCCAGGCCGTGTTCATCCCGGCGCTGTCGCTGTTCATGATCACGCGGCTTGTCGCCGGCAACCGCGTCATTACGCTCGGCACGGCCATCGAGCAGCATTTTCTCGTCACGCAGGACTGGGGCATGGGCTCCACGATCGCGGTGTTTTTGATTATCGTCATGGTGCTGATCATGTTCGCAGCCGGTAAACGGGAGGTGAGAAGGTAG
- a CDS encoding ABC transporter permease has translation MYAPIFYLTFYSFNSGGTMHGYEGFTLDWYKEVFADTRLLIIVLNTLVIALLSGLLSTVLGIVGALAIYEVRRRRNKNTLLSFNNVLIVSPDVIIGASFLILFTMIGIRLGFFSVLLSHIAFSVPIVVLMVLPKLQEMSPTLIDAARDLGASRWQVLTGVVLPFIRPGIFAGFFMALTYSLDDFAVTFFVTGNGFSTLSVEIYSRARQGISLSINALSTLIFLFTILLVTGYYFITRRSGARAGSASRGGVMAGAGEGESR, from the coding sequence ATGTACGCGCCGATCTTCTATCTGACGTTCTACTCCTTCAACAGCGGCGGCACGATGCACGGCTACGAAGGGTTCACGCTGGATTGGTACAAGGAAGTGTTCGCCGATACCCGGCTGCTGATCATCGTGCTGAACACGCTCGTCATCGCCCTGCTGTCCGGCCTTCTGTCGACGGTGCTCGGCATCGTCGGCGCGCTCGCCATCTATGAGGTGCGACGGCGGCGGAACAAGAACACGCTGCTCAGCTTCAACAACGTGCTGATCGTAAGTCCCGACGTCATCATCGGCGCCTCGTTCCTCATCCTGTTCACGATGATCGGCATCCGGCTCGGCTTCTTCAGCGTGCTGCTGTCGCATATCGCCTTCAGCGTCCCGATCGTCGTGCTCATGGTGCTGCCCAAGCTGCAGGAGATGAGCCCGACGCTCATCGATGCCGCACGCGATCTCGGCGCGAGCCGCTGGCAGGTGCTTACGGGCGTCGTGCTGCCGTTCATCCGTCCGGGCATCTTCGCCGGCTTCTTCATGGCGCTGACCTACTCGCTGGACGACTTCGCGGTGACGTTCTTCGTCACCGGCAACGGCTTCTCCACGCTCTCGGTCGAGATCTACTCGAGGGCGCGCCAAGGCATCTCGCTGTCGATCAACGCCTTGTCGACGCTCATCTTCCTGTTCACGATCCTGCTCGTCACGGGGTATTACTTCATCACCCGGCGGAGCGGGGCGAGAGCCGGCTCGGCGTCGCGCGGCGGCGTCATGGCCGGAGCGGGAGAGGGGGAATCGCGATGA
- a CDS encoding HAD family hydrolase encodes MPIALIFDMDGTLFQTDKILEISLQDTFDYLKSLGEWSGAAPIGKYREIMGVPLPVVWKALLPDHTDGIRHKANDHFHVQLIANIAGGRGALYPHVIEIFDRLKQAGGPIFIASNGQVEYLNAIVSYYKLDAWITETFSIQHIPSQDKGDLVGHILKKHDIEQAAVVGDRLSDNAAKKNGLMAVGCRFDFAQEDELKQADAVIDDLLELAELFDLQPFGPHRR; translated from the coding sequence TTGCCGATCGCACTGATATTCGACATGGACGGAACGCTTTTTCAAACGGACAAGATTTTAGAGATCTCCTTGCAGGATACGTTTGATTACTTGAAATCGCTTGGCGAATGGTCGGGCGCGGCTCCAATCGGGAAATACCGCGAGATCATGGGGGTTCCGCTGCCGGTCGTATGGAAAGCTCTATTGCCCGACCATACGGATGGCATCCGGCATAAGGCGAACGATCACTTTCATGTGCAGCTGATCGCGAACATTGCCGGCGGCCGAGGAGCCTTGTATCCTCACGTGATCGAAATATTCGATCGATTGAAGCAGGCCGGCGGCCCGATCTTCATCGCAAGCAACGGGCAGGTCGAGTATTTGAACGCGATTGTCAGCTATTACAAGCTTGACGCTTGGATCACGGAAACGTTCAGCATCCAGCACATCCCGTCTCAAGACAAGGGAGACCTGGTCGGCCATATCCTGAAGAAACATGACATCGAACAGGCAGCCGTCGTCGGCGACAGGCTGTCCGACAATGCCGCGAAAAAGAACGGCCTCATGGCGGTAGGCTGCCGCTTCGACTTTGCTCAAGAAGACGAGCTCAAGCAGGCCGACGCCGTCATCGATGATTTGCTGGAGCTGGCGGAGCTGTTCGATTTGCAGCCCTTCGGCCCTCATCGTAGATAG